A DNA window from Luteolibacter luteus contains the following coding sequences:
- the uvrA gene encoding excinuclease ABC subunit UvrA: protein MPAKKSSPPSLPPVPGSQVIRIRGARQHNLKGLDLDIPLGQLTVVTGPSGSGKSSLAFHTLYAEGQRRYVETFSPYVRQFFDRMDKPVVDHIDGIPPAIAIEQKNNIRTTRSTVGTLTEINDYLKLLYGRSARGYDPDTGEEIRPDSADSTAAWAFANLTGYQVMVTFPVAIPADTKSAELFPFLNQQGYLRVLIGDEIYRTDEPAGEKISDLKKEVSVIQDRLPVTEENRPRLLEALEHAFTLGKGHVALVFTAKSKAKGAKFEARLFSSTWTNPATGNSLRPPSPALFSFNNPLGACPKCRGFGRVIGLDLDKSIPDPSLSIKQGVIKPFQGERGEECQRDLLRCAKERGLSVNTPWEDLEEEEREWVYYGDHSTKGTTGGSTVDMEALEERWRNGEWYGVKGFFDWMETKAYKMHVRIFLSRYRSYTTCSTCRGKRLQPEALCYKIDGKTLPDLWLLPISDLREWFNVHEASVTDPDPSLKLILTEITSRLRYLNEVGLGYLTLDRPARTLSGGEIERVNLTTCLGASLTNTLFVLDEPTVGLHARDIHRLVGVMEGLRDKGNTLVVVEHEEAVMRAADQLLDIGPAAGQHGGQLIFQGPVSHGRALRSAAPKGKAAKTQQAGTLPWLSGERFIPVPEKRRKPGSKKIEIRGASRHNLKKLDLDLPLGLFVCLTGVSGSGKSTLSHDVIYANIARKLRKEDSELDPAPIKDLRGTQYLGDVLLVDQSPLARTPRSTPAVLVGAFDPIRQLFAQTDDAKSRGLNTGFFSFNSGEGRCDRCAGAGSEKVEMQFLSDLHVTCPDCSGRRYKPSTLDLHYLGKSVADILDLSIDEAIAFYGETEGLSTPHTKRHEQVCKLLRPLSEVGLGYLKLGQPLNTLSGGESQRLKLCQLMADAVGKEDEPAKKKGGKLLILDEPTTGLHFSDIERLLGVFQRLVDAGHSLLVIEHNLDVIKCADWILDLGPEAGAKGGKLVAEGSPEHIASLDTETSRFLKPFLKKETELVVSSRLKEEPVPRPVNRSTNTIQLRGAREHNLKNISIDIPRDRFVVVSGLSGSGKSTLAFDILFAEGQRRFLDSMSAYARQFAEQLEKPELDSLAGLPPTVAIEQRVSQGGMKSTVATVTELWNFIRLLYAKLGTRYCPDCGVPVEKQSLAAIEQSIRDLLKKGPVSILAPVIRGRKGYHTEVAEWALKQGFTRLLVDKQFRDAEGFTRLERFKEHDIDVVVAEVGSDASSRSGTKGKAALSASGKTGLLDPAVISRALDIGKGTLKLFTPDKKFLLLSSEASCPSCHQSFEELDPRLFSFNSPHGWCPECRGHGMVPKHRHHLDTSRYESVLEAEMDADRKIERMEDEELVECPECHGARLNPEARAVRFQGTPLANLARLPVDNASGHFEKLTIKGDRESLIARDILPEIRQRLSFLQEVGLGYLQLDRSARTLSGGESQRIRLAAQLGSNLRGVLYVLDEPTIGLHPRDNAALLETLVALRDRGNSLIVVEHDEDTIARADHLIDLGPGAGRLGGQIVYQGAPPRVPAPGTAKAAKKRKAKAADVGPSTVDIHASPTYRALSNPIIHPSRGERRAVKKDHGFLTVTGCRANNLKEIDVQIPLGRLTVLTGISGSGKSTLMHSCLAIAAAGQRKGRKDKNAPFAKALNFDKIQSTYEVDQSPIGKTSRSCPATYVKVFDDIRKLFAQLPDSRVRGYEASRFSFNTGDGRCPVCEGNGRVKLEMDFLPSTWVPCEACNEMRYNPATLEVRFREKNIGEVLRMTIEQAAEFFESQPRIAAPLKLLADTGLGYLQLGQPSPTLSGGEAQRIKLVTELTKGRVSAKNLKTLNRTNLYLIEEPTVGLHLEDVKRLIDVLHRLVDEGHTVVVIEHHMAVAAEADWILDLGPEAGDQGGTIIAQGPPETVAKSKKSRTAPFLATVLGVG, encoded by the coding sequence GTGCCCGCGAAAAAGTCGTCGCCCCCTTCGCTTCCGCCCGTCCCTGGCTCCCAAGTCATCCGCATCCGCGGAGCCCGCCAGCATAACCTGAAGGGGCTGGATCTCGATATTCCGCTCGGCCAACTCACCGTCGTCACCGGTCCCTCCGGTTCCGGGAAATCGTCGCTCGCCTTCCACACCCTCTACGCCGAAGGCCAGCGCCGCTACGTCGAGACCTTCTCGCCCTACGTCCGCCAGTTCTTCGACCGCATGGACAAGCCGGTCGTCGATCACATCGATGGCATCCCGCCCGCCATCGCGATCGAGCAGAAGAACAATATCCGCACCACCCGCTCCACGGTCGGCACGCTCACGGAGATCAATGATTACCTGAAGCTCCTCTATGGACGCTCCGCCCGTGGCTATGATCCGGATACGGGTGAGGAAATCCGCCCGGATTCCGCGGACTCCACCGCCGCTTGGGCATTCGCCAATCTAACAGGCTATCAGGTGATGGTGACCTTTCCCGTCGCCATTCCCGCGGACACGAAAAGTGCGGAGCTATTCCCCTTCCTCAATCAGCAGGGTTATCTTCGCGTCCTCATCGGCGATGAGATCTACCGCACCGATGAGCCTGCTGGTGAGAAGATCAGCGACCTGAAGAAAGAGGTCTCTGTCATTCAGGACCGCCTTCCTGTCACCGAGGAAAACCGCCCGCGCCTTCTCGAGGCGCTCGAGCATGCCTTCACTCTGGGTAAGGGCCATGTCGCGCTCGTCTTCACTGCGAAGTCGAAGGCCAAGGGCGCGAAGTTCGAAGCTCGTCTTTTCTCGTCCACTTGGACGAACCCCGCCACCGGCAACTCTCTTCGTCCGCCGTCGCCCGCGCTCTTCTCCTTCAACAATCCGCTCGGGGCTTGCCCCAAGTGCCGCGGTTTCGGCCGGGTCATCGGACTCGATCTCGACAAATCCATTCCTGATCCCTCGCTGAGCATCAAGCAAGGCGTCATCAAGCCCTTCCAAGGCGAGCGCGGCGAGGAGTGCCAGCGCGACCTGTTGCGCTGTGCCAAAGAGCGCGGCCTCAGCGTCAACACCCCGTGGGAAGACCTCGAAGAAGAAGAGCGCGAGTGGGTCTACTATGGAGACCATAGTACTAAGGGAACTACCGGCGGGTCCACCGTCGATATGGAAGCGCTGGAAGAGCGCTGGCGCAATGGCGAATGGTATGGGGTGAAGGGCTTCTTCGATTGGATGGAGACGAAGGCCTACAAGATGCACGTCCGCATCTTCCTCAGCCGCTATCGTTCCTACACCACCTGCTCCACCTGCCGTGGCAAGCGCCTGCAGCCGGAAGCCCTCTGTTACAAGATCGATGGCAAGACCCTTCCCGACCTTTGGCTTTTGCCGATCTCAGACCTCCGCGAGTGGTTCAATGTCCACGAAGCCTCGGTCACCGATCCGGATCCCTCGCTGAAGCTGATCCTCACCGAGATCACCTCCCGCCTCCGCTATCTGAATGAAGTCGGCCTCGGCTATCTCACGCTCGACCGGCCCGCCCGCACGCTCAGTGGCGGTGAGATCGAGCGCGTGAACCTCACCACTTGCCTCGGTGCTTCCCTCACCAACACGCTCTTCGTTCTCGATGAGCCGACCGTCGGACTTCACGCCCGCGACATCCATCGCCTTGTCGGCGTTATGGAAGGCCTGCGAGATAAGGGAAATACCCTCGTCGTTGTGGAACATGAAGAAGCCGTGATGCGCGCGGCGGACCAGCTCCTCGACATCGGTCCCGCTGCCGGGCAGCACGGTGGCCAACTCATCTTCCAGGGCCCTGTCTCCCATGGCAGGGCGCTCCGCTCCGCCGCGCCGAAGGGTAAGGCTGCGAAGACTCAGCAGGCCGGCACCTTGCCCTGGCTTTCCGGGGAACGCTTCATCCCCGTCCCGGAAAAGCGTCGCAAGCCTGGCAGCAAGAAGATCGAGATCCGCGGTGCCAGCCGCCACAATCTCAAGAAGCTCGATCTCGATCTGCCGCTTGGCCTCTTCGTCTGCCTCACCGGCGTTTCCGGTTCCGGGAAATCCACGCTCTCGCACGATGTCATTTACGCGAACATCGCGCGCAAGCTGCGCAAGGAGGACTCCGAGCTCGATCCCGCCCCGATCAAAGATCTACGGGGAACGCAGTACTTGGGAGACGTCTTGCTCGTCGACCAGTCGCCTCTAGCCCGGACCCCGCGCTCCACGCCCGCCGTGCTCGTCGGGGCTTTCGATCCCATCCGCCAGCTTTTCGCCCAGACCGATGATGCCAAGTCCCGCGGACTGAATACCGGCTTCTTCTCGTTCAACTCCGGGGAGGGACGCTGCGACCGTTGTGCCGGTGCCGGCAGCGAGAAGGTGGAGATGCAGTTCCTCTCGGACCTCCACGTGACCTGCCCGGATTGCTCCGGTCGCCGCTACAAGCCGTCCACGCTCGATTTGCACTACCTCGGCAAGTCCGTCGCCGATATCCTCGATCTCAGCATCGATGAAGCGATCGCCTTTTACGGCGAAACGGAAGGCCTGAGCACTCCGCATACGAAGCGGCATGAGCAAGTCTGCAAGCTCTTGCGCCCGCTCTCCGAAGTCGGCCTCGGCTACCTGAAGCTCGGTCAGCCGCTGAACACGCTTTCCGGCGGCGAGTCCCAGCGCCTCAAGCTTTGCCAACTCATGGCCGATGCCGTGGGGAAGGAAGACGAGCCCGCGAAGAAAAAGGGCGGCAAGCTGCTCATCCTCGACGAGCCAACCACCGGCCTCCACTTCTCTGACATCGAGCGTCTGCTCGGCGTCTTCCAGCGTCTCGTCGATGCCGGTCACAGCCTGCTCGTCATCGAGCACAACCTGGACGTGATCAAGTGCGCCGATTGGATCCTCGACCTCGGCCCGGAAGCCGGCGCCAAGGGCGGCAAGCTCGTCGCGGAAGGCAGCCCGGAGCACATCGCGAGCCTCGACACCGAGACCTCCCGTTTCCTCAAGCCCTTCCTGAAGAAGGAAACGGAACTCGTGGTCTCGTCCCGTCTCAAGGAAGAGCCCGTCCCGCGTCCGGTCAATCGTTCCACCAATACCATCCAACTCCGTGGCGCCCGTGAGCACAACCTGAAGAACATCTCGATCGATATCCCGCGGGATCGCTTCGTGGTGGTCTCCGGCCTCAGCGGTTCGGGCAAGTCCACGCTCGCCTTTGATATCCTCTTCGCGGAAGGCCAGCGCCGTTTCCTCGATTCGATGTCGGCTTATGCCCGCCAGTTTGCGGAGCAGCTTGAGAAGCCAGAACTCGATTCCCTGGCGGGCCTGCCGCCGACGGTCGCGATCGAGCAGCGCGTTTCCCAAGGAGGCATGAAGTCCACCGTGGCGACCGTCACCGAGCTGTGGAACTTCATCCGCCTGCTCTACGCGAAGCTCGGGACGCGCTACTGTCCGGATTGTGGCGTTCCCGTTGAGAAGCAGTCGCTCGCCGCGATTGAACAAAGCATCCGCGATCTTCTGAAAAAGGGGCCCGTTTCGATCCTCGCGCCGGTAATCCGGGGTCGCAAGGGCTACCATACCGAAGTCGCCGAGTGGGCGCTCAAGCAGGGATTTACGAGACTCCTCGTAGACAAGCAGTTCCGCGATGCCGAGGGTTTCACCCGTCTCGAGCGCTTCAAGGAGCACGACATCGATGTGGTTGTCGCTGAGGTAGGGTCGGACGCCTCCAGCCGATCGGGAACCAAGGGCAAGGCTGCTCTTTCCGCTAGCGGGAAGACGGGTCTCCTCGATCCTGCGGTGATTTCCCGCGCCCTCGATATCGGCAAGGGCACGCTCAAGCTCTTCACGCCGGACAAGAAGTTCCTCCTTCTTTCCAGCGAGGCCAGTTGCCCGAGCTGCCACCAGTCCTTCGAAGAGCTCGACCCGCGCCTCTTCTCCTTCAACTCGCCGCACGGCTGGTGCCCGGAGTGCCGCGGTCATGGCATGGTGCCGAAGCATCGTCACCACCTCGATACCTCCCGCTATGAATCCGTGTTGGAGGCGGAGATGGATGCCGATCGCAAGATCGAGCGCATGGAAGACGAGGAACTCGTCGAGTGCCCCGAGTGTCATGGTGCCCGCCTGAATCCCGAGGCCCGAGCGGTGCGTTTCCAAGGCACGCCGCTCGCGAACCTGGCGCGCCTGCCGGTGGACAATGCTTCCGGGCATTTCGAAAAGCTCACGATCAAGGGCGACCGGGAATCCTTGATCGCCCGCGATATCCTTCCGGAGATCCGCCAGCGCCTCTCCTTCCTCCAGGAAGTTGGCCTCGGGTATCTTCAGCTGGATCGCTCGGCACGCACGCTCAGCGGCGGCGAAAGCCAGCGCATCCGTCTCGCTGCACAGCTCGGCTCGAATCTCCGCGGTGTCCTCTACGTCCTCGACGAACCGACCATCGGGCTTCACCCGCGCGACAATGCCGCCCTGTTAGAAACGCTGGTGGCGCTCCGCGATCGCGGCAATAGCCTCATCGTCGTCGAGCACGACGAAGACACCATTGCCCGTGCAGATCACCTCATCGACCTCGGTCCCGGTGCCGGCCGCCTCGGTGGCCAGATCGTTTACCAAGGAGCGCCTCCGCGAGTGCCCGCTCCCGGCACGGCGAAGGCTGCGAAGAAGCGCAAGGCAAAGGCCGCCGATGTCGGTCCTTCGACTGTCGATATCCACGCTTCGCCGACCTATCGAGCGCTCTCAAATCCGATCATCCATCCGAGCCGCGGGGAGCGCCGCGCGGTGAAGAAGGACCACGGCTTCCTCACCGTCACCGGCTGCCGCGCGAACAATCTGAAGGAAATCGATGTCCAGATTCCGCTGGGCCGGCTTACCGTTCTAACAGGTATCTCGGGCTCCGGGAAATCGACGCTCATGCATTCCTGCCTCGCCATTGCGGCGGCAGGCCAGCGGAAGGGCAGGAAAGACAAGAATGCTCCCTTCGCGAAGGCGCTGAACTTCGACAAGATCCAGTCCACCTACGAAGTCGACCAATCGCCGATCGGCAAGACCTCGCGTTCTTGCCCCGCCACCTACGTGAAAGTCTTCGACGATATCCGGAAGCTCTTCGCCCAGCTTCCTGATTCCCGCGTTCGCGGCTACGAAGCCTCCCGTTTCTCCTTCAATACCGGCGATGGCCGTTGCCCTGTCTGCGAGGGCAATGGCCGCGTGAAGCTGGAGATGGATTTCCTGCCCAGCACCTGGGTGCCCTGCGAGGCCTGCAACGAGATGCGCTACAATCCGGCGACGCTCGAAGTCCGCTTCCGGGAAAAGAACATTGGTGAAGTGCTGCGCATGACCATCGAGCAGGCCGCCGAGTTCTTCGAATCCCAGCCGCGGATCGCCGCCCCGTTGAAGCTCCTCGCGGATACGGGTCTCGGTTACCTCCAGCTCGGGCAGCCTTCGCCCACACTCAGCGGCGGTGAAGCCCAGCGCATCAAGCTCGTCACCGAACTCACCAAGGGCCGCGTCTCAGCGAAGAACCTCAAGACGCTGAACCGGACCAATCTCTACCTCATCGAAGAGCCGACCGTCGGTCTCCACTTGGAAGACGTGAAGCGGCTCATCGACGTGTTGCACCGCCTCGTTGATGAGGGACACACCGTCGTCGTGATCGAACACCACATGGCCGTCGCTGCCGAAGCGGATTGGATTCTCGACCTCGGCCCCGAAGCCGGTGACCAAGGCGGAACGATCATCGCCCAAGGTCCGCCGGAGACGGTCGCCAAGTCGAAGAAGTCGCGAACCGCACCCTTCCTCGCGACGGTGCTGGGGGTCGGCTAG
- a CDS encoding YXWGXW repeat-containing protein produces the protein MLGTIFAFTAAGGMLLPSAALALSTEVESNEDVEVLTRGPVHEAFAETVSYEPEAGMIVASAPPALIEEMPPEQQPEGDNVTWISGYWAWDDDQSDFLWVSGVWRNIPPGREWVPGYWDELDGGRYQWVSGYWQDPEEEETTYIATAPPRTVDTGPNVDPPGDDYTWIPGNWRYQETRYVWSPGYYTPLRPNWTWVPSRYSWSPRGYVYVDGYWDYAVVNRGVLFAPVYYRRHVWETPGYYYTPSIVVSLNVFADHLFIRPRHRHYYFGDYYAPRYREIGFYAPFAWQRAHRGYDPIWSYQRWNHRHDHAWERRYEDNYNFFRDNDRFRPPHTWAAMRALQNERFDDDRGRSRLFANNFNTYVQSPERGQRFKALNQERRQQIVAQRQEMRDFTRQRKEIEARPIAAAGDGEGKKTIKEKLRRSPVMGRQTAQLAENERPPQRPEGRKGRAGAAADGAPAGDGAAPGDDGKLTQKEKIRRAMGGGKGNQGGADQADGGGQGGATDDGKLTQKEKLRRAAGGGANKGGDGATGPDTTGPGKKDTADDNATNDGKLTQKEKIRRAAGGGGNKGGDGAIGPDTTGPGKKDTADDNATNDGKLTQKEKIRRAAGGGNKGGDGEKANPTPKREVQPAPKREAEPQPKREVQPQQRKEQPAPKREAQPQPKREAQPQRKEQAAPQQRQQTQPKQQQAPRKQQQKKQEPKEKEQASRQAQRSPQIAAQRPAQPKAQARQQAAQPRKQQAQRPQQQVARQQAAQPRKQQAAQRPQQQARPQQQVARQQQAKRQAPQQRDGKKKGDREKSTN, from the coding sequence GAAGGTGATAACGTGACTTGGATCTCAGGCTACTGGGCTTGGGACGATGACCAGTCCGACTTCCTCTGGGTGAGCGGTGTCTGGCGGAATATCCCGCCCGGCCGCGAGTGGGTGCCCGGCTACTGGGACGAGCTCGATGGTGGCCGCTACCAGTGGGTATCCGGTTACTGGCAGGACCCTGAAGAAGAGGAAACGACGTACATCGCGACCGCTCCGCCGCGTACGGTGGACACCGGCCCGAATGTCGATCCTCCGGGTGACGACTACACCTGGATCCCGGGCAACTGGCGCTATCAGGAAACCCGCTACGTCTGGAGCCCCGGCTACTACACTCCGCTCCGCCCGAACTGGACCTGGGTGCCTTCCCGCTACAGCTGGTCGCCCCGCGGCTATGTGTATGTGGACGGCTACTGGGACTACGCGGTGGTGAACCGCGGCGTGCTCTTTGCCCCGGTCTACTATCGCCGCCATGTGTGGGAAACCCCGGGCTACTACTACACGCCTAGTATTGTGGTGAGCCTCAACGTGTTCGCGGACCACCTCTTCATCCGCCCCCGTCACCGGCACTACTATTTCGGCGACTACTACGCCCCCCGCTATCGCGAGATCGGCTTCTACGCCCCCTTCGCATGGCAGCGTGCCCATCGCGGGTATGACCCGATCTGGTCCTACCAGCGCTGGAATCACCGCCACGACCACGCGTGGGAGCGCCGCTATGAAGACAACTACAACTTCTTCCGCGACAACGATCGCTTCCGTCCGCCGCATACCTGGGCCGCCATGCGCGCGCTGCAGAACGAGCGCTTCGACGACGATCGCGGCCGTAGCCGTCTGTTCGCAAACAACTTCAATACTTACGTGCAGAGCCCCGAACGCGGACAGCGCTTCAAGGCCCTGAACCAGGAGCGGCGCCAGCAGATCGTGGCCCAGCGCCAGGAAATGCGCGACTTCACCCGCCAGCGTAAGGAAATCGAAGCCAGGCCGATTGCCGCTGCCGGCGATGGCGAAGGCAAGAAGACGATCAAGGAGAAGCTGCGCCGCTCGCCGGTCATGGGCCGTCAGACCGCCCAGCTGGCCGAGAACGAACGTCCGCCGCAACGCCCTGAAGGTCGCAAAGGCCGCGCAGGAGCCGCAGCAGATGGCGCTCCTGCCGGCGATGGAGCCGCTCCAGGCGATGATGGCAAGCTGACCCAGAAGGAGAAGATCCGCCGTGCCATGGGTGGTGGTAAAGGCAACCAAGGCGGTGCCGACCAAGCTGATGGCGGTGGCCAAGGCGGTGCGACCGATGACGGCAAGCTGACCCAGAAGGAAAAGCTGCGTCGTGCCGCGGGTGGCGGTGCCAACAAGGGTGGCGATGGTGCCACCGGCCCCGATACCACCGGTCCCGGTAAAAAGGACACTGCTGACGACAACGCCACCAATGATGGCAAGCTGACCCAGAAGGAGAAGATCCGCCGTGCTGCAGGTGGCGGTGGCAACAAGGGTGGCGACGGTGCCATCGGCCCCGATACCACCGGTCCTGGCAAGAAAGACACTGCTGACGACAACGCCACCAATGACGGAAAACTGACCCAGAAGGAGAAGATCCGCCGTGCCGCTGGCGGTGGCAACAAGGGTGGCGATGGCGAGAAGGCCAACCCGACCCCGAAGCGTGAAGTGCAACCGGCACCAAAGCGTGAAGCGGAGCCACAGCCGAAGCGCGAGGTGCAGCCGCAACAACGTAAGGAGCAACCGGCTCCGAAGCGCGAGGCTCAACCGCAGCCGAAGCGTGAAGCCCAGCCGCAACGCAAGGAGCAGGCCGCACCGCAACAGCGCCAGCAGACTCAACCGAAGCAGCAGCAAGCCCCGCGCAAGCAGCAGCAGAAGAAGCAAGAGCCCAAGGAGAAGGAGCAGGCTTCCCGCCAAGCCCAGCGCAGCCCGCAGATCGCGGCGCAACGCCCGGCTCAGCCGAAAGCCCAAGCCCGCCAGCAAGCTGCCCAGCCTCGCAAACAGCAGGCCCAGCGTCCGCAACAACAAGTAGCCCGCCAACAAGCGGCTCAACCGCGGAAGCAACAAGCCGCCCAGCGCCCTCAACAGCAGGCCCGGCCGCAGCAACAGGTGGCCCGGCAGCAACAGGCCAAGCGGCAGGCACCGCAACAGCGTGACGGCAAGAAGAAGGGCGACCGCGAGAAGTCGACCAACTGA
- a CDS encoding PEP-CTERM sorting domain-containing protein (PEP-CTERM proteins occur, often in large numbers, in the proteomes of bacteria that also encode an exosortase, a predicted intramembrane cysteine proteinase. The presence of a PEP-CTERM domain at a protein's C-terminus predicts cleavage within the sorting domain, followed by covalent anchoring to some some component of the (usually Gram-negative) cell surface. Many PEP-CTERM proteins exhibit an unusual sequence composition that includes large numbers of potential glycosylation sites. Expression of one such protein has been shown restore the ability of a bacterium to form floc, a type of biofilm.), with product MKLTIPHPRTLAILTLLAASSAHGAVAALLSGGNGDFMTVTLPETITFTIQEGVLIENENFFVVLQGAGNYFNLDKNIVGTLTYSFNGGPNQNLVGLANGVNYNDLVATDMYLYGAGQPGFIQTGDVIVISPGASTTTTGVNGPLTVNTSFEAFLVDSNGRRISANAVPEPSGAALAGLGASALFLRRRK from the coding sequence ATGAAGCTGACGATTCCCCACCCCCGTACTCTCGCGATTCTCACACTGCTGGCAGCCTCCAGCGCACATGGCGCGGTCGCCGCCCTCCTTTCCGGAGGCAATGGCGACTTCATGACCGTGACCTTGCCCGAGACGATCACCTTCACGATTCAGGAGGGCGTCCTGATCGAGAATGAAAACTTCTTCGTGGTACTGCAGGGCGCGGGAAATTACTTCAATCTCGATAAGAACATCGTCGGCACCCTGACCTATTCCTTCAATGGAGGCCCGAATCAGAACCTGGTAGGCCTGGCGAACGGTGTGAACTACAACGACCTCGTGGCGACCGACATGTATCTCTATGGCGCGGGGCAACCGGGTTTCATCCAGACAGGGGATGTGATCGTCATATCCCCGGGAGCCTCAACCACCACGACGGGGGTGAACGGTCCGCTAACCGTTAATACCTCCTTTGAAGCCTTCCTCGTGGACAGCAACGGTCGGAGGATAAGCGCGAATGCCGTCCCCGAGCCGAGTGGAGCGGCCCTAGCAGGCTTGGGAGCTTCGGCCCTTTTCCTGCGCCGGAGGAAGTGA